Proteins from one Oncorhynchus masou masou isolate Uvic2021 chromosome 12, UVic_Omas_1.1, whole genome shotgun sequence genomic window:
- the LOC135550764 gene encoding uncharacterized protein LOC135550764: MALLREFLLWVVLGMIFVSLVIGLIFVFINKCISKKAAEQYNTNRPSHTIPESYAQSSKYHPKDLENDLPPLPPRTQFLTSYPESESYENLAELPYNVKVDNEAPPPPYHHTETEVCQDVSHDSISEDYDDIGADCQTAEQYNTNSPSHTMPEYYAQSSKYHPKDLKDDLTPLPPRTQFLTSYPEIKNCENLAELPYNVKVDNEATPPPYHHTETEVCQDVCHDSISEDYDDIGTDSQGEEDYDDVG; the protein is encoded by the exons ATGGCACTTTTACGAGAGTTCTTGCTGTGGGTGGTTCTTGGAATGATTTTTGTATCCTTGGTAATAGGCCTCATCTTTGTCTTTATCAACAAGTGTATCTCCAAGAAAG CTGCtgaacaatacaatacaaatagGCCAAGTCACACAATCCCCGAGTCTTATGCCCA GAGCAGCAAATATCATCCCAAAGATCTGGAGAATGATTTGCCTCCTTTACCACCCAGGACACAGTTTCTCACATCCTACCCCG AGAGCGAAAGCTATGAGAACCTTGCAGAGCTACCCTACAATGTGAAAGTAGATAACGAGGCCCCTCCTCCGCCGTACCAtcacactgagacagaggtgtGTCAGGACGTGTCTCATGACAGCATTTCAGAGGACTATGATGACATCGGAGCAGACTGTCAGA CTGCtgaacaatacaatacaaatTCGCCAAGTCACACAATGCCTGAGTATTATGCCCA GAGCAGCAAATATCATCCCAAAGATCTGAAGGATGATTTGACTCCTTTACCACCCAGGACACAGTTTCTCACATCTTACCCCG AGATCAAAAACTGTGAGAACCTTGCAGAGCTACCCTACAATGTGAAAGTAGATAACGAGGCCACTCCTCCACCGTAccatcacacagagacagaggtgtgTCAGGACGTGTGTCATGACAGCATCTCAGAGGATTACGATGACATTGGAACAGACTCTCAGGGTGAGGAGGACTATGATGATGTGGGATAA